A window of Pseudomonas mucidolens contains these coding sequences:
- a CDS encoding substrate-binding periplasmic protein: protein MKLSTLITALLCLLFGTVVGAGQYQVVTEEWAPYNYREDNQLTGMATEIVRRIMALTGDDFDVVLQPSMRSARVLETRPKSIMYSLFRTAEREPLYKWVGPIVEESIYPYQLASAPQPVNSLEQLMRAPRITTRHAGLIPETLQALGFNNLEKSATESLQLYRMLLAGRTDIIIGDTAAGVTYYSRQLGIAPGTLRQIPVELYRSSLYIAFSRDSDDEVVARWARALEQMRRSGELKRIRDRYNYAVGQ from the coding sequence ATGAAACTCTCGACACTCATCACGGCGCTGCTTTGCCTATTGTTCGGCACCGTTGTAGGGGCCGGACAGTATCAGGTGGTTACTGAAGAATGGGCGCCTTATAACTACCGGGAGGACAACCAGCTCACCGGCATGGCCACCGAGATCGTTCGGCGCATAATGGCGCTGACCGGGGATGACTTTGACGTGGTTTTGCAGCCCAGCATGCGAAGCGCCCGCGTACTGGAAACCCGGCCGAAAAGCATAATGTATTCGCTGTTCCGCACGGCAGAGCGCGAACCGTTATACAAGTGGGTCGGACCGATTGTGGAAGAGTCCATTTACCCCTATCAGCTAGCCAGTGCGCCTCAGCCGGTGAACTCCCTGGAACAATTGATGCGTGCTCCGCGGATCACCACGCGACATGCAGGCTTGATACCCGAGACGCTGCAAGCGCTGGGGTTCAATAACCTCGAAAAAAGTGCAACCGAGAGCCTGCAGCTCTACCGTATGCTGCTGGCCGGACGCACCGACATTATTATCGGTGACACCGCTGCGGGAGTGACTTACTACAGTCGCCAACTGGGCATCGCCCCGGGCACGCTGCGGCAGATTCCCGTCGAGCTTTATCGCTCATCGCTGTACATCGCGTTCAGCCGCGACAGTGATGACGAAGTGGTCGCCCGATGGGCCCGCGCGCTGGAGCAGATGCGTCGTTCGGGCGAGCTGAAGCGCATCCGGGATCGGTACAACTACGCCGTCGGGCAATGA
- a CDS encoding alpha/beta fold hydrolase: MLELPNTTIIDGNAVRWGSCGNGPALVAIHGTPFSSQVWRRIVPHLTDRRTVYYFDLVGYGLSEMRPGQDVSLAVQNTLLAALFAEWGLQRPDVLVHDFGGATALRAYYLNGLRYASLTIFDAVALAPWGSPFVQHVRQHEVAFAGMPDYMHRALLHAYLQSSAHHPLSEQALGIYSAPWLGPVGQPAFYRQIAQMDQKWTDEVEGLYSRLDCPVSVLWGKDDDWIPHEKGLALARLIADRDCHLIPDAGHLVQEDCPEAIVAAVLKNIGD; encoded by the coding sequence ATGCTCGAGCTGCCAAACACCACAATCATCGATGGCAACGCAGTACGTTGGGGCAGTTGCGGAAACGGACCGGCACTTGTCGCGATTCACGGGACGCCGTTTTCGTCACAAGTCTGGCGCAGGATAGTGCCGCACCTCACTGACCGCAGAACGGTGTACTACTTCGACCTGGTCGGTTACGGACTGTCCGAGATGCGCCCTGGTCAAGACGTATCCCTGGCGGTGCAGAATACGCTTCTTGCCGCGCTGTTTGCCGAGTGGGGCCTGCAGCGTCCGGATGTCCTCGTGCACGACTTCGGTGGGGCCACGGCCTTGCGCGCCTATTATCTGAACGGCTTGCGTTATGCGTCGTTGACGATATTTGATGCGGTCGCGCTGGCGCCCTGGGGTTCACCGTTCGTGCAGCATGTGCGCCAGCACGAAGTGGCATTTGCCGGCATGCCAGACTACATGCACCGTGCGCTGCTGCATGCCTACCTGCAATCGTCAGCGCACCATCCATTGTCGGAGCAAGCCCTCGGCATCTATAGCGCTCCATGGCTTGGGCCTGTGGGCCAACCTGCGTTCTACCGCCAGATTGCCCAGATGGATCAGAAATGGACGGACGAGGTCGAGGGACTCTACAGCCGCCTTGACTGCCCTGTCAGCGTCCTTTGGGGGAAGGACGACGATTGGATACCCCATGAGAAAGGCCTGGCCTTGGCTCGGTTGATCGCTGATCGTGACTGCCATTTGATCCCGGACGCAGGTCATCTGGTTCAGGAAGATTGCCCTGAAGCGATCGTGGCGGCAGTTCTCAAAAATATCGGGGACTAG
- a CDS encoding ArsR/SmtB family transcription factor: MNRSIQIMAMASEQRLTILKLLGAPQKHFCHQQSADPLEFGVCMTLIAEALAIAQPSASRHLAIIREAGFIKVRKHLKWSYCKRDEVAISEYLNWLARELSSGA, from the coding sequence ATGAATAGATCAATACAAATAATGGCGATGGCCAGCGAGCAGCGATTGACGATCCTGAAGCTACTGGGCGCTCCGCAAAAACACTTCTGTCACCAACAGTCGGCTGATCCCCTCGAGTTCGGGGTCTGCATGACCCTGATCGCCGAAGCGTTGGCAATTGCTCAGCCCTCAGCCAGCAGGCACTTGGCGATTATCCGCGAGGCAGGCTTCATCAAGGTGCGAAAACACCTGAAATGGTCCTATTGCAAACGTGATGAAGTCGCGATCAGTGAGTACCTGAACTGGCTGGCCCGCGAGCTTTCATCAGGCGCCTAG
- the glcC gene encoding transcriptional regulator GlcC, producing the protein MLEERAGIRRQVSDVVAERIERLIVDGVLKVGQALPSERRLCEKLGISRSALREGLKVLRGRGIIDTAHGRDSRVATLNGARDASPLMHLFNSQPRTLFDLLEVRALLEAESARLAALRGTDADFILLTRRYEEMLAAHSQSASIEPREHARLDHAFHLAVCEASHNPVLLHTLQSLTDLMLSTVFASVNNLYHRPLQKRQIDRQHARLYHAVIERMPEQAQRAAREHIHSIRDNLKEIEQEEQRLVRATMRLEGWV; encoded by the coding sequence ATGCTTGAAGAGAGAGCAGGCATTCGCCGCCAGGTCAGTGATGTCGTTGCCGAACGGATTGAGCGACTGATCGTCGATGGCGTGCTCAAGGTCGGCCAGGCGCTGCCTTCGGAACGCCGCCTGTGCGAGAAATTGGGGATCTCCCGCTCGGCGCTGCGAGAAGGATTGAAGGTGCTGCGCGGGCGCGGCATCATCGACACCGCCCATGGCCGTGACTCGCGGGTTGCCACGCTGAACGGAGCCCGCGATGCCAGCCCGCTGATGCACCTGTTTAACTCGCAGCCGCGCACCCTGTTTGATCTGCTGGAAGTGCGCGCCCTACTGGAAGCCGAGTCGGCGCGCCTGGCCGCCTTGCGCGGCACAGATGCGGACTTCATCCTGCTGACGCGACGCTACGAAGAAATGCTCGCCGCCCACAGCCAGTCAGCGTCTATCGAGCCACGCGAGCATGCCCGCCTGGACCACGCCTTCCACCTCGCGGTCTGCGAGGCCTCGCACAATCCGGTGTTGCTGCACACCCTGCAGTCGTTGACCGACTTGATGCTCAGCACCGTGTTCGCGTCGGTCAACAACCTCTATCACCGCCCCCTGCAGAAACGCCAGATCGACCGCCAGCACGCACGGCTCTATCACGCGGTCATCGAGCGCATGCCAGAGCAGGCCCAACGTGCTGCGCGAGAACACATTCACAGCATCCGCGACAACCTCAAGGAGATCGAACAGGAGGAGCAACGCCTGGTGCGTGCGACCATGCGCCTGGAGGGCTGGGTGTAA
- the glcD gene encoding glycolate oxidase subunit GlcD: MSILYDERVDGALPKVDKAALLAELREQLPDMAVLHTQEDLKPYECDGLSAYTTTPMMVVLPERIEQVECLLKLCYQRSVPVVARGAGTGLSGGALPLVQGILLVMARFKHILEVNPEGRFARVQPGVRNLAISQAAAPYDLYYAPDPSSQIACSIGGNVAENAGGVHCLKYGLTVHNLLKIDILSVEGERMTLGSDALDSPGFDLLALFTGSEGMLGIITEVTVKLLPKPQVAKVLLASFDSVENAGHAVAEIIAAGIIPGGLEMMDNLAIRAAEDFIHAGYPVDAEAILLCELDGVEADVQDECERVRAVLDKAGATEVRMARDEVERVKFWAGRKNAFPAVGRISADYYCMDGTIPRRELPGVLKGIRELSEAFGLRVANVFHAGDGNMHPLILFDANQPGELERAESLGGKILELCVKVGGSITGEHGVGREKINQMCVQFNNDELTLFHAVKAAFDPNGLLNPGKNIPTLHRCAEFGAMHVHHGKLPFPELERF, encoded by the coding sequence ATGAGTATTCTGTACGACGAGCGCGTCGATGGTGCGCTGCCCAAGGTCGACAAGGCCGCCTTGTTGGCTGAACTGCGTGAGCAGCTTCCGGACATGGCGGTGCTGCATACCCAGGAAGACCTCAAACCCTACGAATGCGACGGGCTCAGCGCCTACACCACCACGCCGATGATGGTGGTATTGCCTGAGCGCATCGAGCAAGTCGAGTGTCTGCTCAAACTCTGTTATCAGCGCAGTGTGCCCGTGGTGGCACGCGGGGCAGGGACGGGCTTGTCAGGCGGCGCGCTGCCGTTGGTCCAGGGGATCTTGCTGGTGATGGCGCGCTTCAAGCACATCCTTGAGGTCAATCCAGAGGGCCGCTTTGCGCGCGTCCAGCCTGGTGTTCGCAACCTGGCTATCTCCCAGGCCGCCGCCCCTTATGACCTGTATTACGCGCCCGATCCGTCCTCGCAGATCGCCTGTTCGATCGGCGGAAACGTCGCCGAGAATGCCGGTGGCGTGCACTGCCTGAAATATGGCCTGACCGTGCACAACTTACTCAAGATAGACATTCTCAGCGTTGAAGGCGAGCGCATGACGCTGGGCAGCGATGCCCTGGATTCGCCAGGCTTCGATCTGCTCGCCTTGTTCACCGGTTCCGAAGGCATGCTTGGGATCATCACCGAGGTCACGGTCAAGCTGCTGCCCAAGCCGCAGGTGGCGAAAGTGCTGCTGGCCAGCTTTGACTCGGTGGAAAACGCCGGGCACGCGGTCGCGGAAATCATCGCGGCGGGCATCATCCCGGGCGGCCTGGAGATGATGGACAACCTGGCAATTCGCGCTGCCGAGGACTTTATTCACGCCGGTTATCCGGTGGATGCCGAGGCCATCCTGTTGTGCGAGCTGGATGGCGTGGAAGCCGACGTGCAGGACGAGTGCGAACGTGTCCGCGCGGTACTGGACAAGGCCGGTGCCACTGAAGTACGCATGGCCCGCGATGAGGTTGAGCGCGTCAAGTTCTGGGCGGGGCGCAAGAACGCCTTCCCCGCGGTAGGACGTATCTCAGCGGATTACTACTGCATGGATGGCACCATCCCGCGTCGCGAACTCCCCGGTGTACTCAAGGGCATCCGTGAGCTGTCCGAGGCGTTCGGCCTGCGGGTGGCCAACGTGTTCCATGCCGGCGACGGCAACATGCATCCACTGATTCTGTTTGATGCCAACCAGCCCGGCGAGCTGGAGCGCGCCGAGTCCCTGGGCGGCAAGATCCTCGAACTCTGCGTCAAGGTGGGCGGCAGCATCACCGGCGAACATGGCGTGGGACGCGAGAAGATCAATCAAATGTGTGTTCAATTCAACAACGACGAACTGACCCTGTTCCACGCGGTGAAAGCCGCCTTCGATCCAAATGGCTTGCTCAACCCCGGCAAGAACATTCCGACCCTGCACCGCTGTGCCGAATTCGGTGCGATGCACGTGCACCACGGCAAGCTACCTTTTCCTGAACTGGAGCGCTTCTAA
- the glcE gene encoding glycolate oxidase subunit GlcE, which yields MQPDCDASEALLEQVNHALNNSCALRIQGGNSKAFLGRKVEGEVLDTRAHRGIVSYDPTELVITARAGTPLAELEAALDAAGQMLTCEPAQFDGAATLGGMVAAGLSGPRRPWSGAVRDLVLGTRLISGTGKHLRFGGEVMKNVAGYDLSRLLAGSLGCLGVITEVSLKVLPKPRQCLSLRLEMDVALALRKLAEWGRQPIPLSAASHDGRALHLRLEGGEGSVAAARERLGGELFANTYWADLREQRLDFFADPRPLWRLSLPPNSAVLALPGEQLIDWGGAQRWLKCAADAALIRQTVAEVGGHATCFTAGHCDSPFHPLAAPLLRYHQQLKNRLDPQGIFNPGRLYCEV from the coding sequence ATGCAGCCTGACTGCGACGCCAGCGAGGCACTGCTGGAACAGGTCAATCACGCCCTCAACAATTCGTGTGCATTGCGCATTCAAGGTGGCAACAGCAAGGCGTTTCTCGGTCGCAAGGTCGAAGGCGAAGTGCTCGATACCCGTGCCCATCGCGGCATCGTCAGCTACGACCCGACCGAGTTGGTGATCACCGCGCGCGCCGGCACGCCGCTGGCGGAGTTGGAAGCGGCGCTGGATGCGGCGGGGCAGATGCTCACTTGCGAGCCTGCGCAGTTCGACGGCGCCGCGACCCTTGGCGGAATGGTTGCAGCAGGTCTGTCGGGCCCGCGGCGGCCCTGGTCCGGCGCGGTGCGTGATCTGGTCCTGGGCACTCGCTTGATCAGCGGAACGGGCAAGCACCTGCGTTTTGGTGGCGAGGTGATGAAGAACGTTGCCGGCTACGACCTGTCGCGCCTGCTGGCCGGTAGCCTTGGCTGCCTGGGGGTGATAACCGAGGTGTCACTCAAAGTGCTGCCCAAGCCGCGCCAATGCCTCAGTCTGCGCCTGGAGATGGACGTTGCCCTGGCCCTGCGCAAACTCGCCGAGTGGGGCCGGCAACCTATTCCACTGAGCGCTGCCAGTCATGATGGGCGGGCTTTGCACCTGCGCCTGGAAGGCGGTGAAGGCTCGGTGGCGGCCGCACGCGAGCGCCTCGGCGGTGAACTATTTGCGAACACCTATTGGGCTGATCTGCGTGAGCAACGCCTGGATTTCTTCGCCGACCCACGACCGCTGTGGCGGTTATCGTTACCGCCCAACAGCGCAGTGCTGGCGCTGCCGGGTGAGCAGTTGATCGATTGGGGTGGCGCCCAGCGCTGGCTGAAATGCGCTGCCGATGCCGCGCTGATCCGCCAGACCGTCGCCGAAGTCGGTGGCCACGCCACCTGCTTCACTGCCGGCCACTGTGACAGTCCGTTCCACCCACTGGCCGCGCCGTTGCTGCGCTACCACCAACAGCTGAAAAACCGACTCGATCCCCAGGGCATTTTCAACCCTGGTCGTCTGTATTGTGAGGTGTAG
- the glcF gene encoding glycolate oxidase subunit GlcF, translating into MQTNLSEQARQLPRAEEAERILRSCVHCGFCNATCPTYQLIGDELDGPRGRIYLIKQVLEGHEVTTKTQLHLDRCLSCRNCETTCPSGVQYHNLLDIGRAVVDAAVPRPLAQRVLRESLRAVVPRAALFKGLIQAGQVFRALLPSHLKDKLPRTARAAKPRPEPRHARRVLMLEGCVQPGLAPNTNAATTRVLDRLGISVTPINEAGCCGAVDYHLDAQAQGLQRARQNIDAWWPAIEQGAEAIVQTASGCGAFVKEYGHLLAQDPAYAEKARRVSTLAKDLVEVIGAEPLEPLGIHADQRLAFHCPCTLQHAQQLGGAVESLLTRLGFGLTAVPDSHLCCGSAGTYSLTQPALSRQLRDSKLNALESGKPQVIVTANIGCQIHLDGAGRTPVRHWIELVEEALN; encoded by the coding sequence GTGCAGACCAACCTGAGTGAGCAGGCCAGACAACTGCCGCGCGCCGAGGAAGCCGAACGCATCCTGCGAAGTTGTGTGCATTGCGGCTTCTGCAACGCGACCTGCCCGACCTACCAACTCATTGGCGACGAGCTGGACGGCCCGCGTGGGCGCATTTACCTGATCAAGCAAGTGTTGGAAGGCCACGAAGTCACGACCAAGACCCAACTGCACCTGGACCGCTGCCTGAGCTGTCGTAACTGTGAAACCACCTGCCCATCGGGTGTGCAGTACCATAATCTGTTGGATATCGGCCGTGCTGTAGTCGACGCCGCCGTGCCGCGTCCGTTGGCTCAGCGCGTGTTGCGGGAAAGCTTGCGTGCCGTGGTACCCCGTGCGGCGTTGTTCAAAGGGTTGATCCAGGCTGGTCAGGTTTTCCGTGCGCTGTTGCCGAGCCACCTCAAGGACAAGTTGCCGCGCACTGCACGTGCCGCCAAGCCACGCCCCGAACCCCGGCATGCACGCCGTGTGCTGATGCTCGAGGGCTGCGTGCAGCCAGGCCTGGCACCCAACACCAACGCCGCCACGACGCGGGTGCTCGATCGCCTCGGGATCAGCGTCACGCCGATCAATGAAGCCGGTTGCTGCGGTGCGGTGGACTACCACCTCGACGCCCAGGCGCAAGGCTTGCAGCGTGCACGGCAGAACATCGATGCCTGGTGGCCCGCCATCGAGCAAGGTGCCGAGGCTATTGTGCAGACCGCCAGCGGTTGCGGCGCTTTCGTCAAGGAGTACGGGCACCTGCTGGCGCAAGACCCGGCGTATGCCGAGAAGGCCCGGCGCGTCAGTACGCTGGCCAAAGACCTGGTTGAGGTGATCGGCGCAGAACCTCTGGAGCCGCTCGGCATACACGCCGACCAGCGCCTGGCCTTCCATTGTCCCTGCACTCTGCAGCATGCACAGCAGCTCGGGGGCGCAGTGGAAAGCCTGCTCACACGCCTTGGTTTCGGCCTGACTGCCGTGCCTGACAGCCACCTGTGTTGCGGCTCGGCCGGCACCTATTCGTTAACCCAGCCGGCGCTCTCCAGGCAGTTGCGCGACAGCAAACTCAACGCTCTTGAAAGCGGCAAGCCGCAGGTGATTGTCACCGCCAACATTGGCTGCCAGATCCATCTCGACGGCGCCGGTCGCACCCCTGTGCGGCACTGGATCGAACTCGTCGAAGAAGCCTTGAACTAA
- a CDS encoding heme-binding protein, with protein MLSKSVLSQAEVSKMLAAARSEAEKNHWAVSISVVDDGGHPLALERLDGSAPITAYIASEKARSAALGRRETKGYEEMVNGGRSAFLSAPLLTSLEGGVPVIVDGQVIGAVGVSGVKADQDAHVAKAAIAALS; from the coding sequence ATGCTCAGCAAATCCGTATTGAGTCAGGCCGAGGTCAGCAAAATGCTCGCCGCCGCCCGCAGCGAAGCCGAGAAAAACCACTGGGCCGTGAGCATCAGTGTGGTCGACGATGGCGGTCACCCGCTGGCCCTGGAACGCCTCGACGGCAGTGCACCGATCACGGCCTACATCGCCAGCGAGAAGGCGCGCAGTGCCGCCCTCGGCCGTCGCGAAACCAAAGGCTATGAAGAGATGGTCAATGGCGGACGTAGCGCGTTTCTGTCCGCGCCGCTGCTGACCTCGCTGGAAGGTGGTGTGCCGGTGATTGTTGACGGCCAGGTGATTGGCGCGGTGGGCGTTTCCGGGGTCAAGGCCGATCAAGACGCACACGTGGCCAAAGCCGCTATTGCCGCCCTGAGTTGA
- a CDS encoding L-lactate permease — protein sequence MSQTLLSILAFVPLVLAGVLLIGFRWPAKYAMPVVFVLTALIGLGAWDMTFNRVLASTLQGLVLTAAILWIVFGAILLLNTLKHSGGISAIRRGFATISPDRRVQALIVAWLFGCFIEGASGFGTPAAVVAPLMVALGFPAMAAVVLGMLVQSTPVSFGAVGTPMVVGVTGGLDQSGLSAQLAALGSNWEVFFQLIVSRVAIVHALCGILMPLIMVSIMTRFFGKNQSWREGLEMAPFAIFTGLAFVIPYAAAGVFLGPEFPSMIGALVGLSIVIPAVKAGFLLPKTTWDFAPASEWPAEWMGKIEMKIDEMAGKQAISVPMAWAPYVLLAVLLVLSRNIAPLKTWLLSLSFGWTDILGETGVSASLELLYLPGGLLCVVSLMTFFLHRMRAGEWVAAFSESSKTLFGAGFVLIFTIPMVRILINSGVNASDLVSMPVAMARLVADSVGSVYPIFAPAVGALGAFIAGSNTVSNLMLAQFQFNTAQLLGLSGALMVALQSVGAAAGNMIAIHNVVAASATVGLLGREGITLRKTLLPTLYYIILAGIIGMIGFYLLGISDPLQVKP from the coding sequence ATGAGTCAAACGCTGCTGTCCATCCTGGCATTTGTGCCGCTGGTACTGGCGGGTGTGTTGCTGATCGGCTTTCGCTGGCCAGCCAAATACGCCATGCCGGTCGTCTTCGTGCTTACCGCACTGATCGGCCTTGGGGCCTGGGACATGACGTTCAATCGAGTCCTGGCTTCCACGCTACAGGGCCTCGTCCTCACGGCGGCAATCCTGTGGATTGTCTTCGGCGCCATTCTGCTGCTCAACACCCTTAAACATTCTGGCGGCATCAGCGCTATTCGCCGCGGCTTCGCCACTATCAGTCCTGATCGTCGGGTTCAGGCGTTGATCGTGGCCTGGTTGTTCGGCTGCTTCATCGAGGGCGCCTCCGGCTTCGGCACACCTGCCGCGGTGGTTGCTCCGCTGATGGTCGCGCTGGGCTTCCCGGCCATGGCCGCCGTCGTCCTGGGCATGCTGGTGCAGTCCACGCCGGTTTCCTTTGGTGCGGTCGGCACGCCGATGGTGGTTGGCGTCACGGGCGGCCTTGACCAGAGCGGGCTCAGCGCGCAACTGGCGGCATTGGGAAGCAACTGGGAGGTATTCTTCCAACTGATTGTCTCGCGGGTGGCGATCGTCCATGCCCTCTGTGGGATCCTCATGCCACTGATCATGGTCAGCATCATGACGCGCTTTTTCGGCAAGAACCAATCCTGGCGCGAAGGCTTGGAGATGGCGCCGTTTGCGATTTTCACCGGCCTCGCTTTTGTCATTCCTTACGCCGCCGCCGGCGTGTTCCTCGGTCCGGAATTCCCCTCGATGATTGGTGCCTTGGTGGGCCTGAGCATTGTAATCCCCGCAGTCAAAGCCGGTTTCCTGCTACCTAAGACCACCTGGGATTTTGCCCCGGCCAGCGAGTGGCCAGCCGAGTGGATGGGCAAGATCGAGATGAAAATCGACGAAATGGCCGGCAAGCAGGCGATTTCCGTGCCTATGGCTTGGGCGCCCTATGTACTGCTGGCCGTGCTGTTGGTGCTGTCGCGCAATATTGCGCCACTGAAAACCTGGCTGCTGTCACTGAGCTTCGGCTGGACGGATATTCTGGGGGAGACAGGTGTGTCCGCCAGCCTGGAATTGCTTTACCTGCCAGGTGGCCTGCTCTGCGTGGTTTCGCTGATGACCTTTTTCCTGCACCGCATGCGTGCCGGGGAGTGGGTAGCGGCCTTCAGCGAATCGAGCAAAACCTTGTTCGGCGCGGGGTTCGTGTTGATTTTCACCATTCCCATGGTGCGTATCCTGATCAACTCAGGGGTGAACGCGTCGGACCTGGTGTCGATGCCGGTAGCGATGGCGCGACTGGTCGCAGACAGTGTCGGCAGTGTGTACCCGATCTTCGCCCCGGCGGTGGGCGCGCTGGGTGCGTTCATTGCCGGTTCCAATACTGTGTCCAACTTGATGCTGGCGCAGTTCCAGTTCAACACTGCGCAACTGTTGGGCCTCTCTGGCGCACTGATGGTAGCGTTGCAATCGGTGGGCGCGGCGGCCGGTAACATGATCGCCATCCACAACGTGGTGGCGGCGTCAGCGACGGTCGGCCTGTTGGGACGCGAAGGGATCACCCTGCGCAAGACCCTGCTGCCAACCCTGTACTACATCATCCTGGCCGGTATCATCGGCATGATCGGCTTCTATCTCCTGGGTATCAGCGACCCACTGCAAGTGAAGCCCTGA
- a CDS encoding aldehyde dehydrogenase family protein: MHAISHQTHALSINPATGETVGSYPYETASQLDAALTRATDAFRAWRHTPVGQRAELMLALAATLRDQAETMAQMITLEMGKPIAQARAEIGKCAGLCEWYAAHGPAMLAPEPTLVDNGEAHIEYRPLGPILAVMPWNFPVWQVLRGAVPTLLSGNTYVLKHAPNVMGSAYLMQQVFQRAGFADGLFEVINVTQDGVSSAIADPRIAAVTLTGSVRAGIAIGSQAGAALKKCVLELGGSDPFIVLNDANLDEAVQAAVIGRFQNSGQVCAAAKRLIIEEGVVHAFTARFVEASRQLVMGDPTSIDTYIGPMARFDLRDELHGQVQATLEEGASLLLGGHKIEGAGNYYAPTVLANVTDQMTSFRQELFGPVASIITARDAEHAVALANDSEFGLTASVFTTDAEQARHIANQLETGGIFINAYSVSDPRVAFGGVKKSGFGRELSHFGVREFCNAQTVWLNRR, from the coding sequence ATGCACGCTATTTCGCACCAGACCCACGCCCTGTCGATCAATCCCGCCACAGGCGAAACCGTCGGCAGCTATCCCTACGAAACCGCATCGCAACTGGACGCAGCCCTCACCCGCGCCACCGATGCCTTCCGCGCTTGGCGCCATACGCCGGTCGGACAACGCGCCGAGTTGATGCTGGCGCTGGCCGCGACCCTGCGCGATCAGGCGGAAACGATGGCGCAGATGATTACCCTGGAAATGGGCAAACCCATTGCCCAGGCCCGCGCCGAAATCGGAAAATGCGCGGGGCTCTGTGAATGGTATGCGGCCCACGGCCCGGCAATGCTCGCCCCGGAGCCGACCCTGGTGGACAACGGTGAGGCACATATCGAATATCGCCCGCTGGGCCCGATCCTCGCGGTGATGCCGTGGAATTTCCCAGTCTGGCAAGTACTGCGCGGCGCCGTGCCAACCCTGCTCAGCGGCAACACTTACGTGCTTAAACACGCGCCGAATGTGATGGGCAGCGCGTACCTGATGCAACAAGTCTTTCAGCGCGCGGGTTTCGCCGACGGTCTGTTCGAAGTGATCAATGTCACCCAGGACGGCGTGTCCAGTGCCATCGCCGACCCACGCATCGCTGCTGTCACCCTTACCGGCAGCGTGCGCGCCGGCATCGCTATCGGCTCCCAGGCCGGCGCGGCGCTGAAGAAATGCGTGCTGGAACTGGGTGGCTCCGACCCGTTTATCGTGCTCAACGACGCCAACCTCGACGAAGCGGTCCAGGCCGCTGTGATCGGCCGCTTCCAGAACTCCGGACAGGTCTGCGCCGCCGCCAAGCGCCTGATTATCGAAGAAGGCGTGGTGCACGCCTTCACCGCCAGATTCGTCGAAGCCAGCCGTCAACTGGTGATGGGTGACCCGACGTCGATCGACACTTACATTGGCCCCATGGCCCGCTTCGACCTGCGCGATGAACTGCACGGCCAAGTCCAGGCCACCCTCGAAGAAGGCGCCAGCCTGCTGCTGGGCGGGCATAAAATCGAAGGGGCTGGCAACTACTACGCACCGACGGTACTGGCCAACGTCACCGACCAGATGACCTCGTTCAGACAGGAACTGTTCGGTCCCGTGGCCTCCATCATCACCGCCCGCGATGCCGAGCACGCCGTGGCCCTGGCCAACGACAGCGAGTTCGGACTGACGGCCAGTGTGTTCACCACCGACGCGGAGCAGGCACGGCACATCGCCAACCAACTGGAAACCGGCGGGATCTTTATCAATGCCTACAGCGTCTCCGACCCACGGGTGGCATTTGGGGGTGTGAAAAAGAGTGGTTTTGGCCGCGAGTTGTCGCACTTTGGTGTGCGGGAGTTCTGTAATGCCCAGACGGTATGGCTGAATCGCCGCTGA